A genomic region of Nostoc sp. UHCC 0702 contains the following coding sequences:
- a CDS encoding deoxyguanosinetriphosphate triphosphohydrolase has product MMDWKKLLTPQRLGKPEPENLQSDRTPFQRDYDRLVFSSPFRRLKDKTQVFSLSTNDYIRTRLIHSLEVSCVGRSLGRIVGDEIVNTHNLKDYGFSASDFGDIVSAACLAHDIGNPPFGHSGEDAIRTGFESWYNTVNHVGKELLSKSQKADFESFEGNAQGFRILTKPEMPHKKGGMQLTCPTLAAFTKYPRESLISESILNCRPDRSIKKYGFFQAEKDLFAEVAETVGLIRRHDNVAWWSRHPLAFLVEAADDICYSIVDVEDGHRMGYILFEKAEYLLNKIAGIDIKKHDESKLEKVKQLRAQAIHNLIVEATEIFIEHEQEILSGKFDEDLLSLSRYKNHLEVIKEETKSSVFQDRDVVSIQIAGYEVLGKLFSEFVNAILHDSNKAKLICNMLPKEYRPNSDEDTYNKILKITDYISGMTDSYATSLFQQFSGISLG; this is encoded by the coding sequence ATGATGGATTGGAAGAAACTTCTAACACCACAAAGACTTGGCAAGCCTGAACCAGAAAATCTCCAGTCTGATCGTACTCCCTTTCAAAGAGACTATGATCGCCTAGTGTTTTCCTCACCTTTTCGTCGTCTCAAAGATAAAACTCAGGTTTTTTCTTTGTCTACAAATGATTACATTCGTACTCGTCTCATTCATAGCCTTGAAGTCTCTTGCGTCGGTCGCTCCCTTGGTAGGATTGTGGGTGATGAAATTGTAAACACACACAACCTTAAGGACTATGGGTTCAGTGCTTCAGACTTTGGTGATATTGTCTCTGCTGCTTGTCTAGCTCATGATATTGGGAATCCTCCCTTTGGTCATTCTGGAGAGGATGCTATTCGTACAGGATTTGAATCATGGTACAACACTGTTAACCATGTAGGAAAAGAACTTCTCAGCAAGTCTCAAAAAGCTGACTTTGAATCATTTGAGGGTAATGCACAAGGCTTTCGTATTCTAACCAAGCCTGAAATGCCCCACAAAAAAGGCGGAATGCAATTAACCTGCCCAACTTTAGCTGCTTTCACAAAGTATCCTAGAGAATCACTAATATCAGAATCTATCTTAAACTGTCGCCCAGATAGGAGTATTAAAAAGTATGGTTTCTTTCAGGCAGAAAAAGATTTATTTGCTGAAGTAGCAGAAACGGTTGGGCTAATTCGTCGTCATGATAATGTAGCGTGGTGGTCTCGACACCCACTTGCTTTTTTGGTTGAAGCAGCAGATGATATTTGTTACTCAATTGTTGATGTAGAAGATGGTCATCGTATGGGTTACATACTATTTGAAAAAGCCGAGTATTTGCTTAATAAGATTGCAGGTATTGATATTAAAAAGCATGATGAAAGCAAGTTAGAAAAAGTTAAGCAACTTCGTGCCCAAGCTATTCATAATCTCATAGTAGAGGCTACTGAAATTTTCATTGAACACGAACAAGAAATACTTTCTGGAAAGTTTGACGAAGACCTGTTATCTCTAAGTAGGTATAAAAATCACCTAGAAGTAATTAAGGAAGAAACCAAATCATCTGTTTTCCAGGATCGTGATGTTGTTAGTATCCAGATTGCTGGGTATGAAGTTTTAGGTAAATTATTTTCTGAGTTCGTTAACGCTATCCTGCATGACAGCAATAAAGCAAAGTTAATCTGTAATATGCTCCCTAAAGAATATCGCCCGAATTCAGACGAAGATACTTATAACAAAATTCTTAAAATTACAGACTATATATCTGGCATGACCGATTCTTACGCTACCAGTTTATTCCAACAATTTAGTGGGATTTCCTTGGGATAA